Proteins encoded together in one Solanum lycopersicum chromosome 7, SLM_r2.1 window:
- the LOC101253394 gene encoding transmembrane 9 superfamily member 12, translating to MASPLISTRRYWAVFIYVVLVSHASNGFYLPGSYMHTYSPNEEILVKVNSLTSIETELPFSYYSLPYCKPPGGVKNSAENLGELLMGDQIDNSPYRFRMNVNESIYLCTTPPLNEHEVKLLKQRTRDLYQVNMILDNLPALRYANQNGLKIQWTGFPVGYSPQNSNDDYIINHLKFRVLIHEYEGAGIQIIGTGEEGMGVISETDKSKTSGFEIVGFEVVPCSVKYEPEKMTKLHMYDNTSSISCPLELDRSQIIREQERVSFTYEVEFVKSDTRWPSRWDAYLKMDGARVHWFSILNSLMVIFFLAGIVFVIFLRTVRRDLTKYEELDKEAQAQMNEELSGWKLVVGDVFREPNHSKLLCVMIGDGVQITGMAVVTIVFAAFGFMSPASRGMLLTGMILLYLFLGIAAGYVSVRAWRTIKGTSESWRSVAWSTACFFPGIVFVILTVLNFILWGSKSTGALPISLYFILISLWFCISVPLTLVGGYLGTRAEPIQYPVRTNQIPREIPARKYPSWLLVLGAGTLPFGTLFIELFFILSSIWLGRFYYVFGFLLIVLLLLVTVCAEVSVVLTYMHLCVEDWMWWWKAFYASGSVSLYVFLYSINYLVFDLQSLSGPVSAILYLGYSLIMAVAIMLSTGTIGFLTSFYFVHYLFASVKID from the coding sequence ATGGCTTCCCCATTGATCTCAACAAGGAGATATTGGGCTGTTTTCATCTATGTTGTTCTGGTTTCTCATGCCAGCAATGGTTTTTATCTTCCTGGAAGCTACATGCATACATATTCACCAAATGAAGAAATCTTAGTCAAAGTGAATTCATTGACTTCGATTGAAACTGAACTTCCATTCAGCTACTATAGTCTTCCTTACTGCAAGCCTCCAGGCGGAGTCAAGAATAGTGCTGAGAATCTAGGAGAGTTGCTCATGGGAGATCAGATTGACAACTCCCCCTACAGATTTAGGATGAACGTCAATGAGTCTATTTACCTGTGTACTACTCCGCCCCTAAATGAGCATGAGGTAAAGCTGTTGAAGCAGAGGACCCGTGATCTGTATCAGGTTAACATGATTTTGGATAATTTACCTGCTTTGAGATATGCCAACCAAAATGGGCTCAAAATTCAGTGGACTGGGTTTCCAGTTGGCTACTCACCACAAAATAGTAACGATGATTACATAATCAACCACCTTAAATTCAGGGTTTTAATTCATGAGTATGAGGGTGCTGGAATTCAGATAATTGGTACCGGTGAAGAAGGCATGGGTGTCATTTCAGAGACTGATAAGAGTAAAACATCTGGTTTTGAGATCGTTGGTTTTGAGGTGGTTCCATGCAGTGTCAAGTATGAGCCAGAAAAGATGACAAAACTCCATATGTATGACAACACTTCGTCAATAAGTTGTCCACTGGAGCTTGACAGGTCTCAAATAATAAGAGAGCAAGAAAGAGTGTCTTTCACTTATGAGGTTGAATTCGTTAAAAGTGACACTAGATGGCCATCTCGATGGGATGCTTATCTGAAAATGGATGGTGCCCGAGTCCATTGGTTTTCGATTCTCAACTCTTTGATGGTAATATTTTTCTTGGCTGGTATTgtttttgttatctttttgAGAACAGTTAGAAGGGATTTGACCAAGTATGAGGAACTGGATAAAGAGGCTCAGGCACAGATGAATGAGGAGCTTTCTGGTTGGAAGCTTGTGGTGGGAGATGTTTTCAGAGAGCCAAATCACTCGAAGTTACTGTGTGTGATGATTGGAGATGGGGTTCAAATTACTGGAATGGCAGTTGTCACTATTGTTTTTGCAGCATTTGGTTTCATGTCACCAGCTTCACGAGGCATGCTGCTAACAGGCATGATATTGCTTTATCTTTTTCTGGGAATTGCTGCTGGTTACGTTAGTGTGCGTGCTTGGAGAACAATAAAGGGTACTTCGGAAAGTTGGAGATCTGTTGCATGGTCAACTGCATGCTTCTTTCCTGGGATTGTCTTTGTCATCCTCACTGTGCTGAATTTCATCCTTTGGGGAAGCAAGAGCACTGGCGCACTCCCCATCTCATTATATTTCATTCTCATATCACTTTGGTTCTGTATTTCAGTGCCTCTCACCCTCGTGGGAGGATATTTGGGCACTCGAGCTGAGCCTATTCAATATCCAGTGAGGACTAACCAGATTCCTAGGGAGATCCCTGCACGCAAGTATCCCTCTTGGCTTCTTGTTCTTGGTGCTGGAACTCTGCCATTTGGAACCCTCTTTATTGAACTCTTCTTCATCCTCTCTAGTATTTGGCTTGGAAGATTCTACTATGTTTTCGGTTTTCTGCTTATAGTCCTCCTCCTGTTGGTTACTGTTTGTGCTGAAGTTTCAGTTGTGCTCACTTATATGCACCTTTGTGTGGAGGATTGGATGTGGTGGTGGAAAGCATTCTATGCATCAGGTTCTGTTTCTCTATATGTGTTCCTCTACTCCATCAACTACTTGGTTTTTGACCTTCAGAGCTTAAGTGGCCCAGTATCAGCTATACTTTACCTTGGCTACTCTTTGATAATGGCAGTAGCGATCATGCTTTCAACTGGCACGATTGGCTTCCTCACATCATTTTACTTTGTGCATTATCTTTTTGCATCAGTGAAGATTGACTGA
- the LOC101249938 gene encoding uncharacterized protein translates to MFTEGLDESAINWIKQGSEVKQSCSSSNTRSPLSEKLDDRYPISRSPLACYTPNSHVLPPLKFHSGLLKPLNTVALSVDSNDDDCDFDYDDEEIESESVASASEELNGHYTEEEEEALSTNSCQIERAGLSNRNGSTINRGVLQGNLRIEVPVNARRFTEGSGQKAQILGIPSYLRENVQPHSAYATPVGKLVDLGTPSAPPIMDIGADEAHSELASGLSTSGELAGTEHNSMKAFSETPEESWYRNGLGISEGLSGTQDSNRINIPNVAQVLPETESRGGDKASVIETNALPYSQQGNSVGFPSRYDTSQNGWQVLLAYDACIRLCLNAWARGCVEAPEFLRDECQMLRNAFCLQKLLLQPRCMQTTVSIHKTNGQTLPLKVRKIVGKVRVEVRKLRIVPKRKLKSTNSMRGAISLHAGADYVRHVSSLVKNGINSLKIHSTLLTCEESFRCLVLLKSSTEDTKFEPNSAVTLIPGSGDHHDFFPENQGDALLLEVQDMKKSTLGRTSIPVSAVADNNNDKIRWWPIYHDDNECVGKVQLSINCTITTDETTQVKSGPIAETLAYDLLLEASMRAQQFCARSLRSGEPWNWLLTEFSEYYGVTDTYTRLRYLSYIMDVATPTKDCLELIHELLVPVMKARSDRSMTRQEKSLLLDCETEIEGLLATVFENYKSLDESCPTGLADMSAPLPDTAAPALAPAVQIYTLLHDILAQDAQMTLRNYIQTAAAKRCRKHMMETDDFLSINLDGFVMDSVTISTAYSKMKNLCSNISNEIQADIKIHNQHILPSSIDLSSITASVYSTELCKRLKNFLAAWPPSSPSPHVNELLIAAADFERNLDSWNLSLVQGGVDSRGLFHSYIMVWIEDMQLHLLELCKAEKVLWSGVVTNYSTSPFAEEMFEKTKQMLTEYEVVINRWPQYTIILENAVANVERAIIKAMEKQYNEILTPLKDSIPKKLGMQVQKLARRQSTTLYSIPNQLGTFLNTIKRILDVLHCKLEDVLKSWASYLPANGEKKSNFGEQLNGVTVLLRTKYKNYMQAIIIKLASNTQSNRCTRLQRILEETKETDGEAEIREKLQMLNSQLSDSISNLQEVFTSAIFIAICRGYWDKMGQIILKFLEGRKENRVWYSGSYHALGVLDDIFASQMQRLQGNALQEKDIEPPRSIVEARAILCRDTSNCPDSSNYLYF, encoded by the exons atgtttACAGAAGGTTTGGATGAGTCTGCAATTAACTGGATCAAACAG GGGTCTGAAGTTAAACAATCATGTAGTAGTAGTAATACAAGATCGCCGTTATCTGAAAAGCTTGATGATAGATACCCAATTTCTAGATCTCCTTTGGCTTGTTATACTCCGAATTCACATGTATTGCCACCCTTGAAGTTTCATTCTGGTCTTTTGAAACCCCTTAATACAGTGGCGCTTAGCGTAGACAGTAATGATGATGATTGCGATTTCGATTATGATGATGAAGAAATTGAGAGTGAGAGTGTTGCTTCAGCTTCAGAGGAACTTAATGGTCATTAcactgaagaagaagaagaagcattAAGTACAAATTCTTGTCAAATTGAACGAGCTGGATTGAGCAATCGAAATGGGTCTACGATTAATAGAGGAGTCTTACAAGGGAATCTTCGTATTGAAGTACCGGTAAATGCTAGAAGATTTACTGAGGGAAGTGGACAGAAAGCTCAAATTTTGGGTATTCCTAGCTATCTGCGTGAAAATGTTCAACCACATAGTGCCTAT GCAACACCCGTTGGTAAGCTGGTTGATTTAGGAACCCCGAGTGCACCGCCAATAATGGATATTGGAGCAGATGAAGCTCACTCTGAACTAGCAAGTGGATTGAGCACTTCTGGAGAATTGGCTGGAACTGAGCATAATAGTATGAAAGCCTTTTCAGAAACACCAGAAGAGTCCTGGTATAGAAATGGATTGGGTATTTCAGAAGGATTGTCTGGAACACAGGACAGCAATAGGATAAATATTCCAAACGTTGCACAAGTTCTTCCAGAGACTGAAAGTAGAGG GGGAGATAAGGCGAGTGTTATAGAAACTAATGCACTGCCCTATTCCCAGCAAGGGAACTCGGTGGGATTTCCAAGTCGTTATGATACCAG TCAAAACGGATGGCAAGTTCTCCTGGCTTATGATGCCTGCATTCGTCTATGCCTAAATGCTTGGGCAAGAGGGTGTGTTGAGGCACCTGAGTTTTTACGCGATGAATGCCAGATGCTTCGAAATGCTTTCTG CTTGCAGAAACTGTTGTTGCAACCTCGATGCATGCAAACAACAGTAAGTATTCATAAGACCAATGGACAAACATTGCCCTTGAAAGTGAGAAAGATAGTCGGGAAAGTTCGTGTGGAAG TAAGAAAGTTAAGAATTGTACCAAAGAGGAAGCTTAAGAGCACAAACTCAATGCGAGGTGCAATTAGCTTGCATGCAGGAGCAGATTATGTCCGACATGTTTCGTCACTGGTGAAAAATGGAATCAATTCTCTTAAAATTCATTCAACTCTGTTGACATGCGAAG AATCCTTTAGATGCTTAGTTCTCCTGAAGAGTTCAACTGAAGATACTAAATTCGAACCAAATTCTGCTGTTACACTGATACCAGGAAGTGGTGATCACCATGACTT TTTTCCAGAGAACCAAGGAGACGCTCTTCTGCTTGAAGTACAAGATATGAAGAAAAGTACTTTGGGTCGAACTTCAATACCAGTTTCAGCTGTGGCTGACAATAAT AATGATAAGATTCGCTGGTGGCCCATTTATCACGATGATAATGAATGTGTTGGGAAGGTTCAGCTATCAATCAATTGTACAATCACAACCGACGAGACAACACAAGTCAAG AGTGGGCCAATTGCGGAGACTCTTGCATATGATCTGCTACTGGAGGCTTCAATGCGTGCTCAGCAGTTTTGTGCACGAAGTTTAAGGTCTGGGGAACCTTGGAACTGGTTACTCACAGAGTTTTCTGAGTACTACGGAGTAACAGATACCTATACTAGATTGAG GTACCTTTCATATATCATGGATGTCGCGACTCCAACAAAAGATTGTTTGGAGCTCATTCATGAGTTGCTTGTGCCAGTTATGAAGGCAAGGAGTGACAGAAGTATGACAAGACAAGAG aAAAGTTTGCTTCTGGATTGTGAAACTGAGATTGAAGGTCTCTTGGCCACAGTGTTCGAAAACTACAAGTCATTGGATGAAAGCTGTCCTACGGGCTTAGCAGACATGTCAGCTCCTTTACCAGACACTGCAGCACCAGCACTTGCTCCTGCCGTGCAAATTTACACTCTTCTCCATGATATACTTGCTCAAGATGCACAAATGACACTTCGGAATTATATACAG ACAGCAGCAGCAAAGAGGTGCCGAAAACACATGATGGAAACTGACGACTTCTTGTCAATAAACCTTGATGGCTTTGTCATGGATTCAGTAACGATATCCACTGCTTATTCGAAGATGAAGAACCTCTGCTCCAACATATCAAATGAAATCCAGGCAGATATTAAGATACATAACCAACATATACTACCTAG TTCGATTGATCTCTCTAGCATAACGGCTTCAGTTTACAGTACTGAATTGTGTAAGAGGCTCAAGAACTTTCTTGCTGCATGGCCTCCATCAAGTCCTTCTCCACATGTAAATGAACTTTTGATTGCAGCAGCTGATTTTGAGAGAAACCTAGACTCATGGAACCTCAG CTTAGTGCAAGGTGGTGTAGATTCAAGGGGCCTCTTTCATAGTTATATAATGGTATGGATAGAAGATATGCAGCTTCACTTACTTGAGCTTTGCAAGGCAGAAAAG GTGTTATGGTCTGGAGTTGTTACAAACTATTCGACTTCTCCTTTTGCTGAAGAAATGTTCGAAAAAACCAAACAAATGTTAACTGAGTATGAAGTAGTGATCAACCGTTGGCCTCAGTACACCATCATTCTGGAGAAT GCTGTTGCTAATGTAGAAAGAGCAATTATAAAAGCCATGGAGAAACAGTACAATGAGATCTTGACCCCCCTGAAAGACAGCATTCCAAAGAAGCTCGGAATGCAAGTTCAGAAATTAGCAAGAAGGCAATCAACTACTCTTTATAGCATTCCTAATCAG TTGGGGACTTTCTTGAACACAATCAAGAGAATTCTTGATGTCCTACACTGTAAACTAGAAGACGTTTTGAAGTCCTGGGCATCCTATCTACCAGCAAATGGAGAGAAGAAGTCCAATTTCGGTGAGCAACTCAATGGAGTCACAGTATTGCTGAGGACTAAATACAAAAACTACATGCAGGCAATAATAATCAAGCTTGCTAGTAAT ACACAATCGAATCGTTGCACACGTTTGCAGAGGATCTTGGAGGAAACAAAAGAAACAGATGGTGAGGCTGAGATCCGCGAAAAACTGCAAATGCTGAATTCACAACTCTCAGATTCCATAAGCAACTTGCAGGAAGTCTTTACAAGTGCAATATTTATTGCAATCTGCCGTGGATATTGGGACAAAATGGGACAG ATCATACTGAAATTCTTAGaaggaagaaaagagaataGAGTATGGTATAGCGGTTCCTACCATGCTCTTGGG GTTCTGGACGATATATTTGCTTCCCAAATGCAAAGATTGCAAGGAAACGCGTTGCAAGAGAAAGATATTGAGCCCCCTCGTTCAATTGTCGAAGCTCGAGCTATACTCTGTAGAGACACTAGCAACTGTCCAGATTCCTCCAACTACTTGTATTTTTAG
- the LOC101254218 gene encoding CASP-like protein 2A1 — MKTSSTNMAGSSPLQKRELEDDNESSSSMRTAETMLRLLPMGLCVVALVIMLKNQQTNDYGSITYSDLGTFRYLVHANGICAGYSLLSAIVAVVPRPITMSRAWTFFLLDQLLTYAILAAGAVSTEVMYLAYKGDPEVSWSESCGSFRGFCHKATASVSITFIVSLCYAGLSLLSSYRLFSKYDAPVGSYNNKGGIEIANY; from the exons ATGAAAACTAGTAGTACAAATATGGCTGGAAGTAGTCCACTACAAAAGAGAGAATTAGAAGATGACAATGAAAGTAGTAGCAGTATGAGAACAGCTGAGACTATGCTGCGTTTGTTACCTATGGGGCTTTGTGTTGTGGCTCTTGTTATTATGCTCAAAAATCAACAAACTAATGATTATGGTTCCATTACTTACTCTGATCTTGGAACCTTTAG GTATTTAGTACATGCAAATGGAATTTGTGCAGGTTATTCACTTTTATCAGCAATTGTAGCAGTCGTACCTCGTCCCATAACGATGTCTAGAGCCTGGACCTTCTTCCTCCTTGATCAG TTATTGACATATGCAATACTGGCTGCTGGAGCTGTATCGACGGAGGTGATGTATTTAGCATATAAAGGAGATCCAGAAGTTTCATGGAGTGAATCATGTGGTTCATTTCGAGGTTTTTGCCACAAAGCTACAGCATCTGTGTCCATTACTTTCATAGTAAGCCTTTGTTATGCAGGGCTTTCGTTGCTTTCGTCTTATCGGCTTTTTAGCAAGTATGATGCACCAGTTGGATCGTACAACAACAAAGGGGGAATTGAGATTGCTAACTATTGA